The proteins below are encoded in one region of Enterobacteriaceae endosymbiont of Plateumaris consimilis:
- the rlmB gene encoding 23S rRNA (guanosine(2251)-2'-O)-methyltransferase RlmB: MEDVIFGIYPVINLLKKDPKLFKKICILNNKKITNKIKEIFINIKKYNIPCYKVKKQWLDKKTNNHVHQGILGLIYFKQPKYHKNDIIKIIKKFKKPFILMLDRITDPHNLGACIRTAVAAKVNIIILSKHHSSKLNSTVKKVSCGTSEQLPIIFVNNLVQIINLLKNNNITIIGTDTKSKNILFDKKIYLPICVIMGSEHKGIRPIIKNNCDMLLNIPLFNNVNSLNVSVSTGIFLFEIIRQNLFLK, from the coding sequence ATGGAAGATGTTATTTTTGGAATTTATCCTGTAATAAATCTTTTAAAAAAAGATCCAAAATTATTTAAAAAAATTTGTATTTTAAATAATAAAAAAATTACAAATAAAATTAAAGAAATATTTATTAATATAAAAAAATATAATATTCCATGTTATAAAGTAAAAAAACAATGGTTAGATAAAAAAACTAATAATCATGTACATCAAGGAATATTGGGTTTAATATATTTTAAACAACCTAAATATCATAAAAATGATATAATAAAAATTATTAAAAAATTTAAAAAACCATTTATTTTAATGTTAGATAGGATAACAGATCCACATAATTTAGGAGCATGTATAAGAACTGCTGTAGCAGCTAAAGTAAATATTATTATATTATCTAAACATCATTCTTCAAAATTAAATTCAACAGTTAAAAAGGTATCTTGTGGAACTTCAGAACAATTACCGATTATATTTGTAAATAATTTAGTTCAAATTATTAATTTATTAAAAAATAATAATATAACTATTATAGGAACTGATACTAAAAGTAAAAATATTCTTTTTGATAAAAAAATATATCTACCAATATGTGTAATTATGGGATCAGAACATAAAGGAATACGCCCTATTATAAAAAATAATTGTGATATGTTATTAAACATACCATTATTTAATAATGTTAATTCTTTAAATGTTTCTGTATCTACTGGTATTTTTCTATTTGAAATAATAAGACAAAATTTATTTTTAAAATAG
- the lepA gene encoding translation elongation factor 4, producing MKNIRNFSIIAHIDHGKSTFADRLIELCGGLSNREMKSQVLDTMELEKERGITIKAQSVTLNYQSKNKNIYKLNFIDTPGHVDFSYEVSRSLSACEGALLLIDAVQGIEAQTLSNCHIAIKMGLKVLPVINKIDLLNANIDKVQKEIEEIIGIKSKLNLKCSAKTGFGVLEIIEEIVNQIPFPSGKSSFPLQALIIDSWFNNYLGVVSLIRIKNGSVSKGDKIIILNTQKKYFVERLGIFTPKQIELKKLNCGEVGWIIFGVKNISELPVGSTITLYSNPSHVILSGFQKIKPQVYASLFPISSSDYNIFNNALKKLSLNDASLFFEPENSSILGYGYRCGFLGLLHMEIIQQRLEREYNIHIITTMPTVKYQIETIDKKIIYADNPSKFPEINKIKELREPIAKCNILSPIKYIGNIMKLCAEKNGVHINMIYHTNQVLLIYEIPMLEVIISFFDNLKSISSGYASLNYHFIKFKKSDLVCVNILINQKRVDALTTITYKNKIYYYCNLLVEKIKKLIPRQQFDIKIQAAIGRNIISSSTIKQLRKNVIAKCYGGDISRKKKLIQKQKEGKKKMKVIGNVLLPTSIFLSILKITK from the coding sequence ATGAAAAATATAAGAAATTTTTCCATTATTGCTCATATTGATCATGGAAAATCTACATTTGCAGATCGTTTAATAGAATTATGTGGTGGTTTATCTAATAGAGAAATGAAATCACAAGTATTAGATACTATGGAGTTAGAAAAAGAAAGAGGAATTACAATAAAAGCACAGAGTGTAACTCTAAATTATCAGTCAAAAAATAAAAATATATATAAATTAAATTTTATTGATACTCCAGGACATGTTGATTTTTCTTATGAAGTATCTAGATCTTTATCTGCATGCGAAGGTGCTCTATTATTAATAGATGCTGTTCAAGGTATTGAAGCACAAACATTATCTAATTGTCATATTGCTATAAAAATGGGATTAAAAGTTTTGCCTGTTATTAATAAAATTGATTTGTTAAACGCTAATATTGATAAAGTTCAAAAAGAAATAGAAGAAATTATAGGAATTAAATCGAAACTTAATTTGAAATGTTCTGCAAAAACAGGATTTGGTGTTTTAGAAATAATAGAAGAAATAGTAAATCAAATTCCATTTCCTTCTGGAAAATCTTCTTTTCCTTTACAAGCATTAATTATAGATTCTTGGTTTAATAATTATTTAGGAGTAGTATCATTAATTAGAATTAAAAATGGTAGTGTTAGTAAAGGAGATAAAATTATAATTTTGAATACACAAAAAAAATATTTTGTAGAACGATTAGGTATTTTTACTCCTAAACAAATAGAATTAAAAAAATTAAATTGTGGAGAAGTTGGTTGGATAATTTTTGGTGTAAAAAATATTAGTGAACTTCCAGTAGGAAGTACTATAACATTATATTCTAATCCATCTCATGTTATATTATCTGGATTTCAAAAAATAAAACCTCAAGTATATGCAAGTTTATTTCCGATTTCTTCTAGTGATTATAATATATTTAATAATGCATTAAAAAAATTGAGTTTAAATGATGCATCATTATTTTTTGAACCAGAAAATTCTAGTATATTAGGTTATGGTTATAGATGTGGTTTTTTAGGTTTACTACATATGGAAATTATACAACAAAGATTAGAACGTGAATATAATATTCATATTATTACTACTATGCCTACAGTAAAATACCAAATAGAAACAATAGATAAAAAAATTATTTATGCAGATAATCCATCTAAATTTCCAGAAATTAATAAAATTAAAGAATTAAGGGAACCAATTGCTAAATGTAATATTTTATCTCCTATAAAATATATAGGTAATATAATGAAGTTATGTGCAGAAAAAAACGGAGTACATATTAATATGATTTATCATACTAATCAAGTATTATTAATATATGAAATACCTATGTTGGAAGTTATTATTAGTTTTTTTGATAATTTGAAATCAATATCTAGTGGTTATGCATCACTTAATTATCATTTTATTAAATTTAAAAAATCTGATTTAGTGTGTGTTAATATATTAATTAATCAAAAACGTGTTGATGCATTAACTACTATTACTTATAAAAATAAAATTTATTATTATTGTAATTTATTAGTAGAAAAAATAAAAAAATTAATTCCGAGACAACAATTTGATATAAAAATACAAGCTGCTATAGGAAGAAATATTATTTCTAGTTCTACTATTAAACAACTTAGAAAAAATGTTATAGCAAAATGTTATGGAGGAGATATAAGCCGTAAAAAAAAATTAATTCAAAAACAAAAAGAAGGAAAAAAAAAAATGAAAGTTATTGGTAATGTTTTATTACCTACTTCTATATTTTTATCTATATTAAAGATAACAAAATGA
- the mutL gene encoding DNA mismatch repair endonuclease MutL — translation MSIKILPKEIIKQIAAGEVIDRPSAVIKELIENSIDALSSQINIFIEKGGVKLIKINDNGIGMSKDDLLLCLKKYATSKIKNLDDLESFKSFGFRGEALTSIKNISRIKIISKTVCQKTAWEIYTEGMDSNITYIKPSPNSVGTTIEVLDLFYNMPVRRKFIPNNKIEFIYIKNIIKSFILMKLNIGIKFIYNNKVIYNFPKVENNISYINRINKICGKDFINQSLKINSNDYKMSLFGWITIPESKYYSNNIKKYFYINNRLINNKFINHIIKEICKIKFGCYYHQSFLIYLEIEPNKIDINVHPQKKDVNFFQLELIYNFFYKSILNSSLYFTNKKIFFNQNKKNTDVVIKKNKKNIDNYYNNNFFNKINKKKLVILKNIPLFHFKNFGILRTIIKNTWIIVEKNDILFYLSVKEIEFLLLKIKYKFYLENQNNIEIIFLNLQIKLIQKELDIFNRLKKILKILGFNFVINKFNKYQLRLISIPSLLENFDIQSFFINLFKYCLIKNNITFKKILKWIFTYIINITKLWDYFKTIDLLMELELFILNNNTIIIKKLFYPINFNNILYE, via the coding sequence ATGTCTATAAAAATATTACCTAAAGAAATTATAAAACAAATAGCAGCTGGTGAAGTTATTGATAGACCGTCAGCAGTTATTAAAGAACTTATTGAAAATAGTATTGATGCTTTATCATCTCAAATAAATATTTTTATTGAAAAAGGAGGAGTTAAATTAATTAAAATTAATGACAATGGAATTGGTATGTCTAAAGATGATTTATTATTATGTTTAAAAAAATATGCAACAAGTAAAATAAAAAATTTAGATGATCTAGAGTCTTTTAAAAGTTTTGGTTTTAGAGGTGAAGCATTAACTAGTATTAAAAATATATCTAGAATAAAAATTATTTCAAAAACAGTATGCCAAAAGACAGCTTGGGAAATATATACAGAAGGTATGGATAGTAATATAACTTATATAAAACCATCACCAAATTCTGTAGGAACAACAATAGAAGTATTAGATCTTTTTTATAATATGCCAGTTAGGAGAAAATTTATACCTAATAATAAAATAGAATTTATATATATTAAAAATATAATTAAATCTTTTATTTTAATGAAATTAAATATAGGTATTAAATTTATTTATAATAATAAAGTTATTTATAATTTTCCAAAAGTAGAAAATAATATTTCCTATATTAATAGAATTAATAAAATATGTGGTAAAGATTTTATTAATCAATCATTAAAAATAAACTCAAATGATTATAAAATGAGTTTATTTGGTTGGATTACAATCCCTGAAAGTAAATATTATTCGAATAATATAAAGAAATATTTTTATATTAATAATCGTCTTATCAATAATAAATTTATTAATCATATTATTAAAGAAATATGTAAAATTAAATTTGGTTGTTACTATCATCAATCATTTTTAATCTATTTAGAAATTGAACCAAATAAAATTGATATTAATGTACATCCACAAAAAAAAGATGTAAATTTTTTTCAATTAGAATTGATTTATAATTTTTTTTATAAAAGTATATTAAATTCTTCACTTTATTTTACAAATAAAAAAATTTTTTTTAATCAAAATAAAAAAAATACTGATGTTGTTATAAAAAAAAATAAAAAAAATATAGATAATTATTATAATAATAATTTTTTTAATAAAATTAATAAAAAAAAACTAGTTATATTAAAAAATATTCCTCTTTTTCATTTTAAAAATTTTGGTATATTAAGAACAATAATCAAAAATACTTGGATTATAGTTGAAAAAAATGATATTTTGTTTTATCTTTCTGTAAAAGAAATAGAATTTTTATTACTTAAAATTAAATATAAATTTTATTTAGAAAATCAAAATAATATTGAAATTATTTTTTTAAATTTACAAATAAAATTAATCCAAAAAGAATTAGATATTTTTAATAGATTAAAAAAAATTTTAAAAATTTTAGGATTTAATTTTGTTATAAATAAATTTAATAAATATCAATTAAGATTAATATCAATACCTTCTTTATTAGAAAATTTTGATATACAATCATTTTTTATAAATTTATTCAAATATTGTCTAATTAAAAATAACATTACTTTTAAAAAAATATTAAAATGGATATTTACATATATTATTAATATAACAAAATTATGGGATTATTTTAAAACAATTGATTTATTAATGGAGTTAGAATTATTTATTTTGAATAATAATACTATTATAATTAAAAAGTTATTTTATCCAATAAATTTTAATAATATATTATATGAATAA
- the orn gene encoding oligoribonuclease, with translation MIKNNNLIWIDLEMTGLNPNLNRIIEIAIIITDNNLNILIEGPIIAIHQLKQELDKMDSWNMNTHTKTGLINKVNKSIFNEKKAEKHILNFLKLWVYPQKSPMCGNSICQDRRFIYNYMPNLEKYFHYRNIDVSTIKELIKIWKKNTIIKFNKKNTHSAIQDIYQSLEELKFYRKNFFKV, from the coding sequence ATGATAAAAAACAATAATTTAATATGGATAGATCTAGAAATGACAGGATTAAATCCTAATTTAAATCGAATTATTGAAATAGCTATTATAATTACAGATAATAATTTAAATATATTAATAGAAGGACCTATTATAGCAATTCATCAATTAAAACAAGAATTAGATAAAATGGATTCATGGAATATGAATACACATACAAAAACTGGATTAATTAATAAAGTTAATAAAAGTATATTTAATGAAAAAAAAGCTGAAAAACATATTTTAAATTTTTTAAAATTATGGGTTTATCCTCAAAAATCTCCTATGTGTGGAAATAGTATTTGTCAAGATAGAAGATTTATATATAATTATATGCCTAATTTAGAAAAATATTTTCATTATCGTAATATTGATGTAAGCACTATAAAAGAACTAATAAAAATATGGAAAAAAAACACTATTATTAAATTTAATAAAAAAAACACACATAGTGCTATACAAGATATATATCAATCATTAGAAGAATTAAAATTTTATAGAAAAAATTTTTTTAAAGTCTAA
- a CDS encoding adenylosuccinate synthase has translation MNKNIIILGIQWGDEGKSKIIDLLSKKVNYIVRYQGGNNTGHTISINNKKIILHLISSGTIYNNIKTIIGNGVVISPKNLLKEIKKLENLNIIVKNKLFLSTMCPLILENHIAMELAQANFFKKKLIGTMNKNMKPSCIDKISEYTLRIDDLFNKDIFAKKLKKVIDYYNFQLVNFYKSNSVNYKKVLEDTLDISENITKMSIDVSEFLYKAKQKNKKIIFEGIQSSFLDIDHGYPYVTYSNNTVGSAITGTGIGPLYINYILGIVKAYTTRVDSGPLPTEIFGKYNIYISNKGKEFSLITGKKRRIGWLDINFLKKAIVINSLSSLCLTKLDVLDGLDFIKLCIAYITTSGKKIFNLPKKKEDWNCIKPVYEIHPGWKENTHGITNILKLPQAAFNYIKRIEELTNINISIISTGYDLNHVIMLDNFL, from the coding sequence ATGAATAAAAATATAATCATATTAGGTATACAATGGGGAGATGAAGGGAAAAGTAAAATTATAGATTTACTTAGTAAAAAAGTAAATTATATTGTACGTTATCAAGGAGGAAATAATACAGGACATACAATCTCAATTAATAATAAAAAAATTATTTTACATTTAATCTCTTCAGGAACTATATATAATAATATTAAAACCATTATAGGTAATGGAGTAGTTATATCTCCTAAAAATCTTTTAAAAGAAATAAAAAAATTAGAAAATTTAAATATTATAGTTAAAAATAAACTTTTTTTATCTACTATGTGTCCATTAATTTTAGAAAATCATATTGCTATGGAATTAGCTCAAGCAAATTTTTTTAAAAAAAAATTAATAGGTACTATGAATAAAAATATGAAACCATCATGCATAGATAAAATATCTGAATACACATTACGTATAGATGATTTATTTAATAAAGATATTTTTGCTAAAAAATTGAAAAAAGTTATTGATTACTATAATTTTCAGTTAGTTAATTTTTACAAAAGTAATTCTGTAAATTATAAAAAAGTATTAGAAGATACATTAGATATATCAGAAAATATTACTAAAATGTCTATAGATGTAAGTGAATTTTTATATAAAGCAAAACAAAAAAATAAAAAAATTATTTTTGAAGGTATCCAAAGTTCATTTTTAGATATTGATCATGGATATCCTTATGTTACTTATTCTAATAATACAGTTGGAAGTGCAATTACTGGTACTGGAATAGGTCCTTTATATATAAATTATATTTTAGGAATAGTTAAAGCTTATACTACTAGAGTAGATTCTGGACCTCTTCCTACAGAGATATTTGGCAAATATAATATATATATTAGTAATAAAGGAAAAGAATTTAGTTTAATAACTGGTAAAAAACGTCGTATTGGTTGGTTAGATATTAATTTTTTAAAAAAAGCTATAGTAATTAATTCTTTAAGCAGTCTTTGTTTAACTAAATTAGATGTTTTGGATGGTTTAGATTTTATTAAATTATGTATTGCTTATATAACAACTTCGGGTAAAAAAATATTTAATTTACCTAAAAAAAAAGAAGATTGGAATTGTATAAAACCAGTATATGAAATTCATCCTGGATGGAAAGAAAATACACATGGTATTACAAATATATTAAAATTACCTCAAGCAGCTTTTAATTATATTAAAAGAATAGAAGAGTTAACTAATATTAATATTAGTATAATTTCTACTGGTTACGATCTTAATCATGTTATTATGTTAGATAATTTTTTATAA
- a CDS encoding M3 family metallopeptidase has protein sequence MNNNPFLKNFILPPFNKIEYKFIIPAIQITINNNKLLINKLLKKYENIYNWENFCQPILELDENFNRICSIINHLNYVKHTDELRKIYNIFIEIINEYNLWIKQNRTLYNAYIFIKKNKFYLLDHTKKKSINNILHYYELSGIKLTDKNKKKYMKIMKNLSHLSIIFNNNMFDSITSWKLNILNKIELKGIPNNILNLIKDNAKKKNQKGYLLSLDIPIYLGIMQFCENKTLRKTLYYAYNTRASNKDKKNCWDNFPIIIKLLKSRYELANLLGYNSYTEKSLIDKSVKNYNKIIFFLKNLIKHSYNQAQKEVSDLKIFVKKKYNLIEIKPWDTLFYIEKYKYHLYGINDDIICSYFPLSHVIYGLFKVVNKIFGLIFKKRKVNVWDKNILFFDVFNENNELYGSIYFDLYIRQNKRNGAWMDICQSRLMKSDNILQYPVAYVNCNFTIPIVDDITLLTHNDVITLFHEFGHALHHIITKINIPNISGINGIYFDIVEFPSQFIESLCWEPKVISLISKHYQTNQIMPQKMVDNLVKSKQYNSALSMMRQIELSLFDIKIHNEFNPIKDNNQILQLMYEIRSNLVSIVQTPSWNKYINIFNHIFAGEYAAGYYSYLWSEQLAADSFLYFKENNLFNKKIGKKFLDNFLSQINIKDPFVLFEKFRNRKLDSNILLIHKGIKISKK, from the coding sequence ATGAATAATAATCCTTTTCTTAAAAATTTTATTTTACCTCCATTCAATAAAATTGAATATAAATTCATAATACCTGCTATTCAAATAACTATTAATAATAATAAATTATTAATAAATAAATTATTAAAAAAATATGAAAATATTTATAATTGGGAAAATTTTTGTCAACCAATTTTGGAATTAGATGAAAATTTTAATCGTATTTGTTCTATAATAAATCATTTAAACTATGTAAAACATACTGATGAATTACGTAAAATATATAATATTTTTATTGAAATAATTAATGAATATAATTTATGGATTAAACAAAATAGAACATTATATAATGCTTATATCTTTATAAAAAAAAATAAGTTTTATTTACTTGATCATACGAAAAAAAAATCTATTAATAATATATTACATTATTATGAATTATCAGGAATTAAGTTAACTGATAAAAATAAAAAAAAATATATGAAAATTATGAAAAATCTATCTCATTTAAGTATTATTTTTAATAATAATATGTTTGATAGTATAACATCTTGGAAATTAAATATTTTAAACAAAATAGAATTAAAAGGTATACCTAATAATATTCTTAATTTAATTAAAGATAATGCTAAAAAAAAAAATCAAAAAGGATATTTATTATCTTTAGATATACCAATCTATTTGGGAATAATGCAATTTTGTGAAAATAAAACACTTCGTAAAACATTATATTATGCTTATAATACTAGAGCTTCAAATAAAGATAAAAAAAATTGTTGGGATAATTTTCCTATTATAATTAAATTATTAAAATCACGTTATGAATTAGCAAATTTATTAGGATATAATTCTTATACAGAAAAATCTCTTATAGACAAATCAGTTAAAAATTACAACAAAATCATATTCTTTCTTAAAAATTTAATTAAACATTCTTACAATCAAGCTCAAAAAGAAGTTTCTGACTTAAAAATTTTTGTTAAAAAAAAATATAATTTAATAGAAATTAAACCATGGGATACTTTATTTTATATAGAAAAATATAAATACCATCTTTATGGTATAAATGATGATATTATATGTTCTTACTTTCCATTATCTCATGTTATATACGGATTGTTTAAAGTTGTAAATAAAATTTTTGGTTTAATTTTTAAAAAAAGAAAAGTAAATGTGTGGGACAAAAATATATTATTTTTTGATGTTTTTAATGAAAATAATGAGTTATATGGAAGTATATATTTTGATTTATATATTCGTCAAAATAAAAGAAATGGAGCTTGGATGGATATTTGTCAGTCTAGATTAATGAAATCTGATAATATATTACAATATCCAGTAGCTTATGTTAACTGTAATTTTACTATTCCTATTGTTGATGATATTACTTTATTAACTCATAATGATGTTATAACATTATTTCACGAATTTGGACATGCACTACATCATATAATAACAAAAATTAATATACCTAACATTTCAGGAATAAATGGAATTTATTTTGATATAGTAGAGTTTCCTAGTCAATTTATAGAGTCTTTATGTTGGGAACCAAAAGTTATTTCTTTAATTTCTAAACATTATCAAACTAATCAAATTATGCCACAAAAAATGGTGGATAATTTAGTTAAATCTAAACAATATAATTCTGCATTATCTATGATGCGTCAAATTGAATTAAGTTTATTTGATATAAAAATTCATAATGAATTTAATCCTATAAAAGATAATAATCAAATATTACAATTAATGTATGAAATTAGATCTAATCTAGTTTCTATTGTACAAACTCCATCTTGGAATAAATATATAAATATTTTTAATCATATATTCGCAGGAGAGTATGCAGCTGGTTATTATAGTTATTTATGGTCAGAACAATTAGCTGCGGATTCTTTTTTATATTTTAAAGAAAATAATTTATTTAATAAAAAAATAGGAAAAAAATTTTTAGATAACTTTTTATCTCAAATAAATATTAAAGATCCTTTTGTTTTATTTGAAAAATTCAGAAATAGAAAATTAGATAGTAATATTTTGCTTATACATAAAGGAATTAAAATTTCAAAAAAATAA
- the hflK gene encoding FtsH protease activity modulator HflK, producing MGQNNFNKNKPIKYFSIFFLLIFLFFFVNGFYIIKNTDKGIIIRLGKLYNLVSPGLHWRIIFLDKINIVNIISVKQLITDGMILTSDLNLVNTKVTVQYKIFDPLAYTMSNQYLMKNFQQSIDSVLNEVIGKFSINYILTKNDNIISNEIKQKLQLIVRKYNFGINILDINLEYFKLPQEVEKSFHDFFLIQENRKHYIRNAMLYCEKKCFQRKKIIFCIKKQDKSYILEIIIKKLSKVKQCNNFLCLYNLFKKIQIQSTNLRIIENIFSNCKQFIIKNNNILLIIDKNYKNNIFKIFFINLI from the coding sequence ATGGGTCAAAATAATTTCAATAAAAACAAACCAATAAAATATTTTTCTATATTTTTTTTATTAATTTTTTTATTTTTCTTTGTTAATGGATTTTATATTATAAAAAATACAGATAAAGGTATTATTATTAGATTAGGTAAGTTATATAATTTAGTTTCTCCAGGATTACATTGGAGAATTATTTTTTTAGATAAAATTAATATTGTAAATATTATTTCTGTAAAACAATTAATTACAGATGGGATGATATTAACTTCAGATTTAAATTTAGTTAATACTAAAGTAACTGTACAATATAAAATATTTGATCCATTAGCTTATACAATGTCAAATCAATATTTAATGAAGAATTTTCAACAATCTATTGATAGTGTTTTAAATGAAGTAATAGGAAAATTCTCAATAAATTATATTTTAACTAAAAACGATAATATAATAAGTAATGAAATTAAACAAAAATTACAATTAATAGTACGAAAATATAATTTTGGTATTAATATTTTAGATATTAATCTTGAATATTTTAAACTTCCTCAGGAAGTAGAAAAATCATTTCATGATTTTTTTCTTATTCAAGAAAATAGAAAACATTATATAAGAAATGCAATGTTATATTGTGAAAAAAAATGTTTTCAAAGAAAAAAAATAATTTTTTGTATAAAAAAACAAGATAAATCATATATATTAGAAATAATTATTAAAAAATTGTCTAAAGTAAAACAATGTAATAATTTTTTATGTTTATATAATTTATTCAAAAAAATTCAAATACAAAGTACAAATTTAAGAATAATAGAAAATATATTTAGTAATTGTAAACAATTTATTATTAAAAATAATAATATATTATTAATAATAGATAAAAATTATAAAAATAATATATTTAAAATATTTTTTATAAATCTAATTTAA
- the hflC gene encoding protease modulator HflC, with the protein MYKCLIYLLIILLNFFYLSVFIINEGYVGIHICNNNYKTKDIITIYKPGLYFKIPFLNTIKILHTGLLNTNFEIGKFVLNSKKDLIIKGYIIWKIIDFKKYISATNGNLIQTEIILKKKFSEKLQFELDKLNIENIFNNDDEFSIKNLLNCNYNTIKNLKKNFISQLIFQNNNKIIINNLADIGISIIDVRIKNVLLSKEILKSIFDRINYEKKYIIYNQENQAKEIAEKIKCKIKHKNIILINNI; encoded by the coding sequence ATGTATAAATGTTTAATTTATTTATTAATAATTCTATTAAATTTTTTTTATTTATCTGTATTTATTATTAATGAAGGATATGTTGGTATTCACATATGTAATAATAACTATAAAACAAAAGATATTATTACTATATATAAACCAGGATTATATTTTAAAATTCCATTTTTAAATACAATTAAAATTTTACATACTGGATTATTAAATACTAATTTTGAAATTGGAAAATTTGTTTTAAATTCTAAAAAAGATTTAATAATTAAAGGATATATAATATGGAAAATTATTGATTTTAAGAAATATATTTCAGCAACTAATGGTAATTTGATTCAAACTGAAATTATACTTAAAAAAAAATTTAGTGAGAAATTACAATTTGAACTTGATAAATTAAATATTGAAAATATTTTTAATAATGATGATGAATTTTCAATAAAAAATTTATTAAATTGTAATTATAATACAATTAAAAATTTGAAAAAAAACTTTATATCTCAATTAATTTTTCAAAATAATAACAAAATTATTATTAATAATTTAGCTGATATTGGAATTAGTATTATTGATGTTAGAATAAAAAATGTTCTTTTATCTAAAGAAATATTAAAAAGTATATTTGATCGTATAAATTATGAAAAAAAATATATTATTTATAATCAAGAAAATCAAGCAAAAGAAATTGCAGAAAAAATTAAATGTAAAATTAAACATAAAAACATTATTTTAATAAATAATATTTAA
- the miaA gene encoding tRNA (adenosine(37)-N6)-dimethylallyltransferase MiaA, with product MNNKLPPIIFLMGTTASRKTYLAMKLSKIFPIELISVDSSLIYKWMNIGTAKPNKKDLYYTKHWLIDIKEPYEYYSVFEFYYDVLKIIKLIIKKGKIPLLVGGSMFYYKKLIEPISSLPSTNVHIRNFIIKKINNHSKYKTLHDLLNKVDSCSANKIHPSDLQRNLRALEVFFLTGKPLSQLIKIKKNKIPYKIYQFALTYYNRNKLHDAINERLIKMFQLGFETEVRHLLHNKKLQINFPSMRCIGYKPMYFYIKNEINYTDMFNQIILSTRHLAKKQLTWLKNWNNIYWLNSENLDSAYNSMIKVINKIFL from the coding sequence ATGAATAATAAATTACCACCAATAATATTTTTAATGGGTACTACAGCTTCAAGAAAAACTTATTTAGCAATGAAATTATCGAAAATTTTTCCTATTGAATTAATAAGTGTAGATTCTTCTTTAATATATAAATGGATGAATATAGGTACAGCTAAACCAAATAAAAAAGATCTTTATTATACCAAACATTGGTTAATTGATATTAAAGAGCCTTATGAATATTATTCTGTATTTGAATTTTATTATGATGTTTTAAAAATTATTAAACTAATAATTAAAAAAGGCAAAATACCATTATTAGTTGGTGGTAGTATGTTTTACTATAAAAAATTAATTGAACCAATTTCTTCTTTACCATCGACTAATGTTCACATTCGTAATTTTATTATTAAGAAAATTAATAATCATAGTAAATATAAAACTTTACATGATTTATTAAATAAAGTGGATTCATGTTCCGCAAATAAAATTCATCCTTCTGATTTACAAAGAAATTTAAGAGCATTAGAAGTATTTTTTCTAACAGGTAAACCGTTAAGTCAACTAATAAAAATTAAAAAAAATAAAATTCCTTACAAAATATATCAATTTGCTCTTACTTATTATAATCGTAATAAATTACATGATGCTATAAATGAAAGATTAATTAAAATGTTTCAATTAGGATTTGAAACAGAAGTAAGACATCTTTTACATAACAAAAAATTACAAATAAATTTTCCTTCAATGCGTTGCATTGGTTATAAACCCATGTATTTTTATATTAAAAATGAAATAAATTATACAGATATGTTTAATCAAATAATTTTATCTACACGTCATTTAGCTAAAAAGCAATTAACATGGCTTAAAAATTGGAATAATATATATTGGTTAAATAGTGAAAATTTAGATTCTGCATATAATTCTATGATAAAAGTCATAAATAAAATATTTTTATAA